A genomic region of Candidatus Poribacteria bacterium contains the following coding sequences:
- a CDS encoding Gfo/Idh/MocA family oxidoreductase, protein MAKIGIGILSFAHGHVGSYCSQIANFEDARLVACWDDDASRGGSMASQYGMQLCKSPEEVARHKEVDAVMIGIETYRHAEMVRMATDAKKNVLLQKPMALTLEDCDQIISDVDKSGVLFSMAYQMRQDPMNQMIKHLIDDGTLGKIGIVRRRHCIGVLFNEAFHSSWHVDPVKNMGMFMDDASHAADFLLWILGEPVSVVAEIDNLLTTAAPDDTGCAIYRFKNGAMAILLNSSVVWAGENTTEVYGDRGVVIQNHDDGPSTSTKGITNPIGLKLYRADQADRGWQDLGFEIPAGHGARIAAVARPFIEYLKNPDVPHADARAGKVCIEMILGAYRSAKEGRRVSLPL, encoded by the coding sequence ATGGCTAAGATCGGCATCGGCATTTTGAGCTTCGCTCACGGTCACGTTGGGTCCTACTGTTCGCAGATCGCCAACTTCGAGGATGCGCGCCTCGTCGCCTGCTGGGATGACGACGCCAGTCGCGGCGGCTCCATGGCGAGCCAGTACGGGATGCAGCTCTGCAAATCGCCGGAAGAGGTCGCACGCCACAAGGAAGTGGACGCGGTCATGATCGGGATCGAGACCTATCGGCACGCCGAAATGGTCCGAATGGCCACCGACGCCAAGAAGAACGTTCTCCTTCAGAAGCCGATGGCGCTGACGTTGGAGGACTGCGACCAGATCATCTCGGACGTGGACAAGTCGGGAGTCCTCTTCTCGATGGCGTACCAGATGCGCCAAGACCCGATGAACCAGATGATCAAGCACCTCATCGACGACGGGACGCTGGGCAAGATTGGCATCGTCCGACGGCGTCACTGCATCGGTGTGCTCTTCAACGAGGCGTTCCACTCGTCGTGGCACGTCGATCCCGTGAAGAACATGGGCATGTTCATGGACGACGCCTCCCACGCCGCCGACTTCCTGCTGTGGATACTGGGGGAGCCGGTCAGCGTCGTCGCGGAGATCGACAACCTGCTGACGACGGCGGCTCCCGACGACACGGGGTGCGCCATCTACCGGTTCAAGAACGGCGCGATGGCGATCCTTCTGAACTCGTCGGTCGTCTGGGCGGGCGAGAACACGACGGAGGTCTACGGCGATAGGGGCGTCGTCATCCAGAACCACGACGATGGGCCCTCGACCTCGACGAAGGGGATCACCAACCCCATCGGCCTAAAGCTCTACCGCGCCGACCAGGCGGACCGCGGCTGGCAGGACCTGGGCTTCGAGATTCCCGCCGGACATGGTGCGCGGATCGCCGCCGTCGCGCGTCCCTTCATCGAGTACCTGAAGAACCCCGATGTGCCCCACGCGGACGCTCGCGCTGGCAAGGTCTGCATCGAGATGATTCTCGGCGCGTACCGCTCGGCGAAAGAGGGGCGGCGAGTCTCGCTGCCGCTCTGA
- a CDS encoding phosphodiesterase: MTDHVDRRVALIGLDCAPPEFLFGAWLDSLPNLKSLVSRGVHGSLASTIPPITVPAWMSMMTSQDPGSLGIYGFRNRLDYSYDGLFFASSGSVNEPAVWDVLGAEGRENIVLGVPLTYPPKSVRGHLVSCFLTPDTNRPFTHPPQLGAEIQRVADGYMLDVAGFRTNDRDGLLTQLYAMVDKRFRVAKHLVASKSWDFFAMVEMGTDRIHHAFWRFSDPEHRLHEPGHPYATAMREFYIRLDEHLGELLEALGDETTVFVVSDHGAKRMDGGICVNEWLIRNGYLKLLSEPTAPTRLMPSMVDWSGTRAWGDGGYYGRIFLNVEGREPNGTVPAEGVDALRSELIAGLEALGDENGNPIGTGVYKPEDIYRNVRGIAPDLIAIFGGLHWRSIGQVGTGSVHVFENDTGPDDANHAENGILIAAGPGIPSREVPIEGMSLLDVAPTVLDLFGVEPPEAFHGTSLLRRFETGNTFTDDDEAVIAQRLEELGYL, from the coding sequence ATGACCGACCACGTGGATCGGCGCGTTGCCCTCATCGGGTTGGACTGCGCGCCACCGGAGTTCCTGTTCGGGGCATGGCTCGACTCTCTGCCGAACCTCAAGAGCCTTGTGTCGCGCGGCGTTCACGGTTCGCTGGCGAGCACGATCCCGCCCATCACGGTTCCGGCGTGGATGTCGATGATGACGAGCCAGGATCCGGGCTCGCTGGGCATCTACGGGTTCCGCAACCGGCTCGACTACTCGTACGACGGGTTGTTCTTCGCGTCATCGGGTTCCGTGAACGAACCAGCGGTGTGGGATGTCCTCGGAGCAGAGGGCAGGGAGAACATCGTCCTCGGCGTTCCCCTGACGTACCCGCCGAAGTCCGTGCGCGGACACCTCGTCTCGTGCTTCCTCACGCCTGATACGAACCGACCCTTCACCCATCCGCCCCAGCTCGGAGCGGAAATCCAGCGCGTCGCCGACGGGTACATGCTGGATGTCGCCGGGTTCCGCACCAACGACCGCGACGGGTTACTGACGCAGCTCTACGCCATGGTGGACAAGCGCTTCCGCGTCGCCAAGCATCTCGTGGCGTCGAAGTCGTGGGACTTCTTCGCGATGGTCGAGATGGGAACCGACCGCATCCACCACGCCTTCTGGCGGTTCTCCGACCCGGAGCATCGGCTCCATGAACCGGGACATCCGTACGCGACCGCGATGCGCGAGTTCTATATTCGGCTCGACGAACACCTGGGGGAGCTCCTCGAGGCATTGGGCGACGAGACGACCGTCTTCGTCGTCTCGGACCACGGCGCCAAGCGAATGGACGGAGGCATTTGCGTCAACGAGTGGCTCATCCGCAACGGATATCTGAAGCTGCTCTCGGAGCCGACCGCGCCGACCCGGCTGATGCCGAGCATGGTGGATTGGTCCGGCACGCGCGCTTGGGGCGATGGCGGCTACTACGGACGCATCTTCCTGAACGTCGAGGGTCGGGAGCCCAACGGAACCGTTCCGGCGGAAGGCGTCGATGCCCTTCGATCCGAACTCATCGCCGGGCTCGAAGCGTTGGGCGACGAGAACGGCAATCCGATTGGCACGGGGGTCTACAAGCCGGAGGACATCTACCGGAACGTCCGGGGGATCGCGCCGGACCTCATCGCCATCTTCGGCGGGCTCCATTGGCGTTCCATCGGACAGGTGGGCACCGGATCGGTTCACGTCTTCGAGAACGACACGGGCCCCGACGACGCGAACCACGCCGAGAACGGCATCCTGATCGCCGCCGGGCCCGGGATTCCCTCGCGCGAAGTTCCCATTGAGGGCATGTCACTCCTCGACGTCGCTCCGACGGTGCTCGATCTCTTCGGAGTCGAGCCGCCAGAAGCCTTCCACGGCACGAGCCTGCTGCGACGGTTCGAGACCGGCAACACGTTCACCGACGATGACGAAGCGGTCATCGCACAGCGGCTGGAGGAGCTCGGCTACCTCTGA